A window of Piliocolobus tephrosceles isolate RC106 chromosome 13, ASM277652v3, whole genome shotgun sequence contains these coding sequences:
- the MDK gene encoding midkine isoform X1, with protein MKVKGVGRGRARALWPICPVALSKPLPQASGALPVWGNPARQCRRPRVRGGGQLEPPLWPGLELLRRLLSAPSFTKSRSAGSSPRTPHSPSLMPVLPERHWVTAPVTFSGGPSPRLPSAQQSASLPTRGNGPRMQHRGFLLLTLLALLALTSAVAKKKDKVKKGAPGSECAEWAWGPCTPSSKDCGVGFREGTCGAQTQRIRCRVPCNWKKEFGADCKYKFENWGACDGGTGTKVRQGTLKKARYNAQCQETIRVTKPCTPKTKAKAKAKKGKGKD; from the exons ATGAAAGTGAaaggggtggggcgggggcgAGCCCGGGCTCTGTGGCCCATTTGCCCTGTGGCCTTGAGCAAGCCCCTCCCCCAGGCCTCGGGGGCTCTCCCGGTTTGGGGGAACCCGGCGAGGCAATGCCGCAGGCCCAGGGTCAGAGGGGGTGGGCAGTTGGAGCCGCCGCTGTGGCCAGGTCTGGAACTTCTCAGACGGCTCCTGTCAGCGCCAAGTTTCACCAAATCCAGGTCTGCGGGCTCCTCCCCCAGGACCCCCCACTCGCCGTCCCTCATGCCTGTGCTCCCGGAAAGGCACTGGGTGACCGCACCCGTGACTTTCTCTGGGGGTCCGAGTCCCAGACTCCCCTCAGCACAGCAGAGCGCCTCCCTGCCCACCCGCGGAAACGGCCCCAG GATGCAGCACCGAGGCTTCCTCCTCCTCACTCTCCTCGCCCTGCTGGCGCTCACCTCCGCAGTGGCCAAAAAGAAAG ACAAGGTGAAGAAGGGCGCCCCGGGGAGCGAGTGTGCGGAGTGGGCCTGGGGGCCCTGCACCCCCAGTAGCAAGGATTGCGGCGTGGGTTTCCGCGAGGGCACCTGCGGGGCCCAGACCCAGCGCATCCGGTGCAGGGTGCCCTGCAACTGGAAGAAGGAGTTTGGAG CCGACTGCAAGTACAAGTTTGAGAACTGGGGTGCGTGTGATGGGGGCACAGGCACCAAAGTCCGCCAAGGCACCCTGAAGAAGGCGCGCTACAATGCCCAGTGCCAGGAGACCATCCGCGTCACCAAGCCCTGCACCCCCAAGACCAAAGCCAAGGCCAAAG ccaagaaagggaagggaaaggactAG
- the MDK gene encoding midkine isoform X2: protein MKVKGVGRGRARALWPICPVALSKPLPQASGALPVWGNPARQCRRPRVRGGGQLEPPLWPGLELLRRLLSAPSFTKSRMQHRGFLLLTLLALLALTSAVAKKKDKVKKGAPGSECAEWAWGPCTPSSKDCGVGFREGTCGAQTQRIRCRVPCNWKKEFGADCKYKFENWGACDGGTGTKVRQGTLKKARYNAQCQETIRVTKPCTPKTKAKAKAKKGKGKD from the exons ATGAAAGTGAaaggggtggggcgggggcgAGCCCGGGCTCTGTGGCCCATTTGCCCTGTGGCCTTGAGCAAGCCCCTCCCCCAGGCCTCGGGGGCTCTCCCGGTTTGGGGGAACCCGGCGAGGCAATGCCGCAGGCCCAGGGTCAGAGGGGGTGGGCAGTTGGAGCCGCCGCTGTGGCCAGGTCTGGAACTTCTCAGACGGCTCCTGTCAGCGCCAAGTTTCACCAAATCCAG GATGCAGCACCGAGGCTTCCTCCTCCTCACTCTCCTCGCCCTGCTGGCGCTCACCTCCGCAGTGGCCAAAAAGAAAG ACAAGGTGAAGAAGGGCGCCCCGGGGAGCGAGTGTGCGGAGTGGGCCTGGGGGCCCTGCACCCCCAGTAGCAAGGATTGCGGCGTGGGTTTCCGCGAGGGCACCTGCGGGGCCCAGACCCAGCGCATCCGGTGCAGGGTGCCCTGCAACTGGAAGAAGGAGTTTGGAG CCGACTGCAAGTACAAGTTTGAGAACTGGGGTGCGTGTGATGGGGGCACAGGCACCAAAGTCCGCCAAGGCACCCTGAAGAAGGCGCGCTACAATGCCCAGTGCCAGGAGACCATCCGCGTCACCAAGCCCTGCACCCCCAAGACCAAAGCCAAGGCCAAAG ccaagaaagggaagggaaaggactAG
- the CHRM4 gene encoding muscarinic acetylcholine receptor M4 yields the protein MANFTPVNSSSGNQSVRLVTSSTHNRYETVEMVFIATVTGSLSLVTVVGNILVMLSIKVNRQLQTVNNYFLFSLACADLIIGAFSMNLYTVYIIKGYWPLGAVVCDLWLALDYVVSNASVMNLLIISFDRYFCVTKPLTYPARRTTKMAGLMIAAAWVLSFVLWAPAILFWQFVVGKRTVPDNQCFIQFLSNPAVTFGTAIAAFYLPVVIMTVLYIHISLASRSRVHKHRPEGPKEKKAKTLAFLKSPLMKQSVKKPPPGEAAREELRNGKLEEAPPPALPPPPRPMTDKDTSNESSSGSATQNTKERPATELSTTEATTPAMPAPPLQPRALNPASKWSKIQIVTKQTGNECVTAIEIVPATPAGMRPAANVARKFASIARNQVRKKRQMAARERKVTRTIFAILLAFILTWTPYNVMVLVNTFCQSCIPDTVWSIGYWLCYVNSTINPACYALCNATFKKTFRHLLLCQYRNIGTAR from the coding sequence ATGGCCAACTTCACACCTGTCAATAGCAGCTCGGGCAATCAGTCCGTGCGCCTGGTCACGTCATCAACCCACAATCGCTACGAGACGGTGGAAATGGTCTTCATTGCCACAGTGACAGGCTCCCTGAGCCTGGTGACTGTCGTGGGCAACATCCTGGTGATGCTGTCCATCAAGGTCAACAGGCAGCTGCAGACAGTCAACAACTACTTCCTCTTCAGCCTGGCGTGTGCTGATCTCATCATAGGCGCCTTCTCCATGAACCTCTACACCGTGTACATCATCAAGGGCTACTGGCCCCTGGGTGCCGTGGTCTGCGACCTGTGGCTGGCCCTGGACTACGTGGTGAGCAATGCCTCCGTCATGAACCTTCTCATCATCAGCTTTGACCGCTACTTCTGCGTCACCAAGCCCCTCACCTACCCTGCCCGGCGTACCACCAAGATGGCAGGCCTCATGATTGCCGCTGCCTGGGTCCTGTCCTTCGTGCTCTGGGCGCCTGCCATCTTGTTCTGGCAGTTTGTGGTGGGCAAGAGGACAGTGCCCGACAACCAGTGCTTCATCCAGTTCCTGTCCAACCCGGCAGTGACCTTCGGCACAGCCATCGCTGCCTTCTACCTGCCTGTGGTCATCATGACGGTGCTGTACATCCACATCTCCCTGGCCAGTCGCAGCCGAGTCCACAAGCACCGGCCCGAAGGCCCAAAGGAGAAGAAAGCCAAGACGCTGGCCTTCCTCAAGAGCCCACTAATGAAGCAGAGCGTCAAGAAGCCGCCACCCGGGGAGGCGGCCCGGGAGGAGCTGCGCAACGGCAAGCTGGAGGAGGCCCCCCCGCCGgcgctgccaccaccaccacgccccatgACTGACAAGGACACTTCCAATGAGTCCAGCTCAGGCAGTGCCACCCAGAACACCAAGGAACGCCCAGCCACAGAGCTGTCCACCACAGAGGCCACCACACCCGCCATGCCCGCCCCTCCCCTGCAGCCACGGGCCCTCAACCCAGCTTCCAAATGGTCCAAGATCCAGATCGTGACGAAGCAGACAGGTAACGAGTGTGTGACAGCCATTGAGATTGTGCCTGCCACGCCTGCTGGCATGCGCCCTGCGGCCAACGTGGCCCGCAAGTTCGCCAGCATCGCTCGCAATCAGGTGCGCAAGAAGCGGCAGATGGCAGCCCGGGAGCGCAAAGTGACACGAACGATCTTTGCCATTCTGCTAGCCTTCATCCTCACCTGGACGCCCTACAACGTCATGGTCCTGGTGAACACCTTCTGCCAGAGCTGCATCCCTGACACGGTGTGGTCCATTGGTTACTGGCTCTGCTACGTCAACAGCACCATCAACCCTGCCTGCTATGCTCTGTGCAACGCCACCTTTAAAAAGACCTTCCGGCACCTGCTGTTGTGCCAGTATCGGAACATTGGCACTGCCAGGTAG